A genomic segment from Chitinophaga flava encodes:
- a CDS encoding M16 family metallopeptidase, producing MKLLKLTVSLLLFAGTLQTAIAQGKFQWKDATSGGYSYRYVTDDPMKARFYTLKNGLTVVLSVNKKEPRIQTLIGTRAGSNNDPKDHTGLAHYLEHLLFKGTQQYGSLDWAKEKPYIDQIERLYDKYNKTTDPAARKAVYHEIDSVSGIAAKYAIANEYDKMMTGMGAQGTNAHTWVEETIYEEDIPSNAIDKYLTVQSERFRDPVFRLFHTELEAVYEEKNRGLDNDGRKVYETLLAALFPTHNYGQQSTIGTIEHLKNPNLKAIRDFYNTYYVPNNMAIVMAGDFDPDYVIKTIDNKFGYMKAQPVKEYKPAPEAAFKAPVVKEVFGPDAESIDIAFRLPGALDTKSSLVLGVLSSILQNGKAGLLDLNINKQQKVLNSSAGVMSLKDYSILSLSGKAKPGQTLDDVKSLLLGQLDILKKGEFDESLVKAIVNNAKLSELQGLESNNTRATSIMDAFIKSKGANWTYDVAYVDDMGNVTKKQIVDYANQYLSNNYVVVYKRKGEDKNIQKVEKPAITPVEVNREAQSAFLQKVAAMPATPVKPQWLDYEKDIQTASVGNTNMMYVQNKDNGLFRLYYRFDMGSWSNKKLSLAAQYLQFLGTDKYTAEQISKEFYNIACNFSVATSAENTTITITGLQENFDKAVTLFENVLTHCQPNEAALASLKARMQKTRSDAKLNKSAIMKGVVNYAMFGAHNPFNNQLSQADLDAVTATELTTLLHELPSYKHTVIYYGPQSLAAATADVKKVHTLPASFKEAPAAVKFTKTTQSNNQVLFADYDMVQTEVNWVGNESVYDPANTGVITLFNNYFGGGMGSIVFQTIRESKALAYSTYAMFVSPDKKGERYSQIAYVGSQADKMNEAIKGMNELLNDIPRSDKLLETAKESMKQDIETERITNDGIVFSYLAAQKLGLSTDIRKQVYESINKMNFSDVKKFHDENIAHKPYTYCVVASEKKVNMDDLKKIGQVKTLSLEEIFGY from the coding sequence ATGAAACTGCTTAAACTAACTGTATCGCTGTTGTTGTTTGCAGGAACACTGCAAACAGCCATTGCGCAGGGGAAATTCCAATGGAAAGACGCCACCTCCGGAGGCTACTCCTATCGTTATGTAACAGACGACCCCATGAAAGCTCGTTTTTATACCCTGAAGAACGGCCTTACTGTTGTATTGAGTGTCAATAAAAAAGAGCCCCGCATCCAGACACTGATCGGTACCCGCGCTGGTAGTAACAACGATCCGAAGGATCATACCGGCCTGGCCCACTACCTGGAACACCTGCTCTTTAAAGGCACCCAGCAATATGGTTCTCTCGACTGGGCTAAGGAAAAACCTTATATCGACCAGATCGAACGCCTGTATGATAAGTACAACAAAACAACAGACCCCGCCGCTCGTAAAGCCGTATATCATGAGATCGACAGCGTTTCCGGCATAGCCGCTAAATACGCTATCGCCAACGAATACGATAAAATGATGACCGGCATGGGAGCCCAGGGTACCAACGCACATACCTGGGTGGAAGAAACCATCTACGAAGAGGATATTCCTTCCAACGCCATCGATAAATACCTGACCGTTCAGTCAGAAAGATTCCGTGACCCGGTATTCCGCCTCTTCCATACTGAACTGGAAGCTGTATATGAGGAAAAAAACCGTGGCCTCGATAACGACGGCCGCAAAGTATATGAAACCCTGCTGGCAGCACTGTTCCCTACCCATAACTACGGGCAGCAGTCTACCATCGGTACCATAGAACACCTCAAAAATCCAAACCTGAAGGCCATCCGCGACTTCTACAATACCTATTACGTGCCTAATAATATGGCTATCGTAATGGCTGGTGACTTTGATCCGGACTACGTGATCAAAACCATCGACAATAAGTTTGGCTACATGAAAGCTCAACCGGTAAAAGAATACAAACCTGCTCCGGAAGCAGCTTTCAAAGCTCCAGTGGTAAAAGAAGTATTCGGTCCTGATGCAGAAAGCATCGATATCGCCTTCAGACTGCCCGGTGCTCTGGATACCAAATCCTCACTGGTATTGGGTGTGCTCTCCAGCATCCTGCAAAATGGTAAAGCTGGTCTGCTCGATCTCAACATCAACAAACAACAGAAAGTCCTGAATTCAAGCGCCGGTGTAATGTCTCTGAAAGACTACTCTATCCTGTCTTTATCTGGTAAAGCCAAACCTGGCCAAACACTGGACGACGTTAAAAGCCTGCTGCTGGGTCAACTGGACATCCTCAAAAAAGGAGAGTTCGATGAGTCGCTCGTGAAAGCGATTGTTAACAACGCAAAACTGTCTGAACTGCAGGGCCTGGAAAGCAACAATACCCGCGCTACTTCCATCATGGATGCTTTCATTAAGAGCAAAGGCGCCAACTGGACCTACGATGTGGCCTATGTGGATGATATGGGTAACGTGACCAAAAAACAGATCGTTGACTACGCCAATCAATACCTCAGCAACAACTATGTAGTGGTGTACAAACGTAAAGGCGAAGATAAAAACATCCAGAAGGTAGAGAAACCAGCTATCACCCCGGTAGAGGTAAACCGTGAAGCACAATCTGCCTTCCTGCAGAAAGTAGCTGCGATGCCTGCTACACCAGTGAAGCCTCAGTGGCTGGATTATGAAAAAGATATCCAGACTGCTTCTGTTGGCAATACCAATATGATGTATGTGCAGAACAAAGACAACGGTCTGTTCCGCCTCTATTACCGTTTTGATATGGGCTCCTGGAGCAACAAAAAACTGAGTCTGGCTGCTCAGTACCTGCAATTCCTGGGTACTGATAAATACACTGCAGAACAGATCAGTAAGGAGTTTTACAATATCGCCTGCAACTTCAGCGTAGCTACCTCCGCTGAAAATACAACCATTACTATCACTGGTCTGCAGGAAAACTTCGACAAAGCGGTTACACTGTTTGAAAATGTACTGACACACTGCCAGCCTAATGAAGCTGCACTGGCTTCCCTGAAAGCCCGTATGCAGAAAACCCGTTCTGATGCGAAACTCAACAAGAGCGCTATCATGAAAGGGGTTGTCAACTATGCAATGTTTGGTGCACACAATCCTTTCAATAACCAGCTGAGCCAGGCTGACCTGGATGCCGTGACTGCTACAGAGCTCACCACACTGCTGCATGAACTGCCTTCCTATAAGCATACTGTTATCTACTATGGTCCTCAGTCACTTGCTGCCGCTACTGCTGATGTGAAGAAAGTACACACGCTGCCAGCCAGCTTTAAAGAAGCACCAGCTGCCGTGAAATTCACAAAAACAACCCAGAGCAACAACCAGGTGCTTTTTGCTGACTACGACATGGTACAGACAGAAGTTAACTGGGTAGGTAACGAATCAGTATATGATCCTGCCAATACCGGTGTCATCACCCTGTTCAATAACTACTTCGGCGGAGGCATGGGTTCTATCGTGTTCCAGACCATCCGTGAGTCTAAAGCACTGGCTTACTCAACCTACGCGATGTTTGTATCTCCTGACAAAAAAGGAGAACGTTATTCTCAGATTGCTTATGTAGGTAGTCAGGCAGATAAAATGAATGAGGCTATCAAAGGCATGAATGAACTGCTGAATGATATCCCCCGTTCTGATAAACTGTTAGAGACAGCTAAGGAATCCATGAAGCAGGATATCGAAACAGAACGCATCACCAACGACGGTATTGTCTTCAGTTACCTGGCTGCACAGAAACTGGGTCTGAGCACAGATATCCGCAAACAGGTGTATGAGTCTATCAATAAAATGAATTTCAGCGATGTGAAGAAATTCCACGATGAAAACATTGCACACAAGCCTTACACTTATTGTGTGGTAGCTTCTGAAAAGAAAGTCAATATGGATGATCTGAAAAAAATCGGTCAGGTGAAAACACTTTCCCTGGAAGAGATTTTCGGTTATTAA
- a CDS encoding L,D-transpeptidase family protein yields the protein MMNRFYWYAVILLLMPLSAFVGNSDLYNVRLTTSNVNPDKIFLLIDKSDYRMYLYEDVTLRKIYKVVFGNKDQGDKEVEGDRKTPEGTFHILSKRLDNRWSRFMLLDYPNEDSKRKFQQLQSDGSLSQSATIGGGIGIHGVEYGAGIRDNYVDSRENWTMGCVSMKNADVNELYEIIKVGTPVVIRR from the coding sequence ATGATGAACCGATTTTACTGGTATGCAGTGATACTATTGCTGATGCCATTATCCGCATTTGTTGGTAACAGTGATCTGTACAATGTACGGCTCACTACCAGTAATGTCAATCCGGATAAGATTTTCCTGCTGATAGACAAGAGCGATTACCGCATGTACCTTTATGAAGATGTAACACTGAGAAAAATTTACAAGGTTGTTTTTGGTAATAAAGACCAGGGAGACAAAGAAGTGGAAGGAGACCGGAAAACACCGGAAGGTACTTTTCATATTCTGAGCAAAAGACTGGACAATCGCTGGAGCCGTTTTATGTTGCTGGATTACCCCAACGAAGACTCCAAACGGAAGTTCCAGCAGCTTCAGAGTGACGGGTCATTGTCACAGAGTGCCACGATAGGCGGTGGTATTGGTATTCATGGCGTAGAGTATGGTGCTGGTATCCGCGATAATTATGTGGATAGCCGCGAGAACTGGACGATGGGTTGTGTGAGTATGAAAAATGCGGACGTAAACGAATTATACGAAATTATTAAAGTAGGAACTCCCGTTGTAATCCGCCGTTAA
- a CDS encoding alpha/beta hydrolase → MRRILKKVLYPLLFLVLLLNFIAAFHAWKFTHFYEDNRHRNKRPEEMNTGEKLQIIFLGVRLSKSITSAHPDVPYETVRLLTSSGLHLEGWWMPVANAKGAVILFHGYGGNKGSHLPEADWFRQLGYSTFMIDFRAHGNSDGSTCSIGYKEAEDVKLAWDFVASKTKQPITLWGMSMGAAAILKAVPEYHLTPQKIILESPFATLLDAVKSRMRSVHLPAVPLSQLLTFWGGIEQGFWGFNHNPEDYASHIQVPVLYMWGQQDIRVTPDETQRVFSHLATTNKKLYIFKDAGHQSFCLKDGPRWKKLTQDFLAQ, encoded by the coding sequence ATGCGGCGCATTCTCAAAAAAGTCCTGTATCCCCTGCTGTTCCTCGTGCTGTTGCTCAACTTCATTGCGGCCTTCCACGCCTGGAAGTTCACCCACTTCTATGAAGATAACCGCCACCGCAACAAACGCCCGGAAGAAATGAACACAGGTGAAAAACTACAGATCATTTTTCTGGGAGTACGGTTATCTAAATCTATTACCAGCGCCCATCCTGATGTACCTTATGAAACTGTCAGGCTCCTCACTTCCAGCGGCCTGCACCTGGAAGGCTGGTGGATGCCGGTAGCCAACGCCAAAGGTGCGGTTATCCTCTTCCATGGCTATGGCGGCAATAAAGGGTCGCACCTGCCGGAAGCCGACTGGTTCCGGCAGCTGGGATACAGCACTTTTATGATCGATTTCCGTGCACATGGCAACAGCGATGGCAGCACCTGCAGCATCGGTTATAAGGAAGCCGAAGACGTAAAACTGGCCTGGGATTTTGTAGCTTCCAAAACCAAACAGCCCATCACCCTCTGGGGTATGAGTATGGGCGCCGCAGCCATCCTGAAAGCTGTACCTGAATATCATCTCACTCCACAAAAAATTATTCTCGAATCACCATTTGCCACACTGCTGGATGCTGTAAAAAGCCGCATGCGGTCTGTTCATCTCCCTGCTGTTCCGCTGTCGCAGTTGCTTACTTTCTGGGGTGGCATAGAACAGGGCTTCTGGGGCTTCAACCATAACCCGGAAGATTACGCCTCACACATACAGGTGCCGGTGCTTTATATGTGGGGCCAGCAGGATATCCGTGTCACGCCCGATGAAACACAGCGGGTCTTCAGCCACCTCGCCACCACCAACAAAAAACTGTATATTTTTAAAGATGCCGGTCATCAGTCCTTTTGCCTGAAAGACGGTCCTCGCTGGAAAAAACTGACACAGGACTTTCTGGCCCAATAA
- the acs gene encoding acetate--CoA ligase — translation MSYPYQIKTLEDYQQAYQQSVMDPEGFWANVADHFMWRRKWDKVLDWNFKDPDIKWFSGAKLNITENCLDRHLGTLGNTPAIIWEPNDPEEHHRIITYRDLYNKVCQFANVLKNNGVKKGDRVCIYMGMIPELAIAVLACARIGAIHSVVFGGFSAQSIADRIQDAQASLVITCDGAFRGNKDIPLKSVIDDALMSCPSVKKVIVCTRTRTPVSMLKGRDSWWEDEIKQVETMGNPPCPAEEMDAEDMLFILYTSGSTGKPKGVVHTCGGYMVYTNYTFVNTFQHQRGEVFFCTADIGWITGHSYIVYGPLSAGATTLMFEGMPTYPDAGRLWEIVDKFRVDTLYTAPTAIRSLMGYGLGPVNHKDLSSLKKLGSVGEPINEEAWHWFKDNIGKGRCPIVDTWWQTETGGIMITPIAGVTPEKPGFATLPLPGVQPILVDENGQEVKGNGVNGNLCIKFPWPGMLRTTYGDHERFRKTYFSTYENLYFTGDGCMRDEDGHYRITGRVDDVLNVSGHRIGTAEVENAINMHAGVIESAVVGYPHDIKGQGIYAYVILERLSHDAELTKKDIAQTVSRIIGPIAKPDKIQIVSGLPKTRSGKIMRRILRKIAENDLDNLGDTSTLLDPSVVDEIKKGKL, via the coding sequence ATGTCGTACCCATACCAGATTAAGACTTTAGAAGATTATCAACAGGCGTATCAACAGAGTGTAATGGACCCGGAAGGATTCTGGGCCAATGTGGCAGACCACTTCATGTGGCGCCGTAAGTGGGACAAAGTATTGGACTGGAATTTCAAAGATCCCGACATCAAATGGTTCTCCGGCGCCAAACTGAACATCACCGAAAACTGTCTGGACCGCCACCTCGGTACCCTTGGTAATACCCCTGCCATCATTTGGGAACCCAATGACCCCGAAGAGCATCACCGTATCATCACTTATCGCGATTTATACAATAAGGTATGCCAGTTCGCCAATGTACTCAAAAACAACGGCGTTAAAAAAGGCGACCGCGTATGTATCTATATGGGCATGATTCCTGAACTGGCCATCGCTGTACTGGCATGTGCCCGCATCGGCGCTATCCACTCTGTGGTTTTCGGCGGCTTCAGCGCCCAGTCCATTGCCGACAGGATACAAGATGCCCAGGCCAGCCTGGTAATCACCTGTGACGGCGCTTTCCGCGGCAATAAAGACATTCCGCTGAAATCCGTTATCGACGACGCGCTGATGAGCTGCCCTTCCGTGAAAAAAGTAATTGTATGCACTCGCACCCGCACTCCGGTGAGCATGCTTAAAGGAAGAGATAGCTGGTGGGAAGATGAAATCAAACAAGTGGAAACCATGGGCAACCCTCCCTGCCCCGCCGAAGAAATGGATGCAGAAGACATGCTCTTCATCCTCTATACTTCCGGCTCTACCGGCAAACCCAAAGGTGTAGTACACACCTGCGGCGGCTACATGGTATATACCAACTACACCTTCGTCAATACCTTCCAGCATCAACGCGGCGAAGTATTTTTCTGCACCGCAGACATAGGCTGGATCACCGGTCACAGCTACATCGTATATGGCCCGCTCAGCGCAGGCGCCACCACCCTCATGTTTGAAGGCATGCCTACTTATCCGGATGCCGGCAGACTGTGGGAAATCGTTGACAAATTCAGGGTAGACACCCTCTACACCGCTCCTACCGCCATCCGCAGCCTCATGGGATACGGTCTCGGCCCGGTTAATCATAAAGATCTCAGCTCCCTGAAAAAACTCGGCAGCGTAGGCGAACCAATTAACGAAGAAGCATGGCACTGGTTTAAAGACAATATCGGCAAAGGCCGCTGCCCTATCGTTGACACCTGGTGGCAAACAGAAACAGGCGGTATCATGATCACCCCTATTGCCGGCGTCACCCCGGAAAAACCCGGTTTCGCCACCCTACCACTCCCCGGCGTTCAGCCGATCCTGGTAGACGAAAATGGTCAGGAAGTGAAAGGCAACGGCGTAAACGGTAACCTCTGCATCAAATTCCCATGGCCTGGTATGCTCCGCACCACCTACGGCGATCATGAACGCTTCCGTAAAACCTACTTCTCCACATACGAAAATCTCTACTTCACCGGAGACGGCTGTATGCGCGACGAAGACGGGCACTACCGCATCACCGGCCGCGTAGATGATGTACTCAACGTCAGTGGCCACCGTATTGGTACCGCAGAAGTGGAAAACGCCATTAATATGCACGCGGGTGTCATAGAAAGCGCTGTGGTAGGCTACCCCCACGATATCAAAGGTCAGGGTATCTACGCCTACGTGATCCTGGAAAGGCTGTCACATGACGCAGAACTCACCAAAAAAGATATCGCCCAAACCGTGTCCCGCATCATAGGCCCGATCGCCAAACCGGATAAAATCCAGATTGTAAGCGGTCTGCCTAAAACCCGCTCCGGCAAAATCATGCGCCGTATCCTGCGCAAAATCGCAGAAAACGACCTCGATAACCTGGGCGACACTTCTACTCTCCTCGATCCTTCGGTAGTAGACGAAATCAAAAAAGGAAAACTGTAA